One Sulfitobacter sp. M39 genomic window, GAAAGCGGCGCTGTCGTGACACATTTCGAAGGGTTTGTGCGCGATGACTGGCAGGCTTTGTCCGACCAGATGGCCCGTGCGACGGGCAAAGCTGCGGCGCAGATCGATTGGGACAGCCTGCCCGCCTGGCGTCCCGGATGCGGGTCGAAACACTTTGACCCCGAGGTGTATGACGCGCTGCGGGCAGAGGCCGAAGGCAGCCGTCTGCGCGCCCGCAAGGTCGAGGTCGCCAGCGGCGATGACATGGCGGAATTCATGTTCGATCAGGGGTTCTCGGACGGGTTGCCTTTGGTCCCGCCGACGCCCGAACGGGTGATCCGCATGTTGGAAGGGACGCATCGTGATCCGCAGGATGTCATCGCCACGGTGCCGCCGAATATGGGGCCCGCTACGGTCGAAAAGATCGCGATTAACGCGGTGATGGCGGGGTGTAAGCCTGAATATCTGCCCGTGGTGATCGCAGCCGTCGAAGCCGTCTGCACGGATGACTTCAATATCCACGGGGTCACTGCGACGACCATGGGCGCGGCGACGGTCATGGTGGTGAACGGGCCGATCGTTGACAAGATCGGGATGAACGGCGGCTTGGGCGCTTTGGGTGCGGGGAACCGTGCCAATGCCACCATCGGGCGCGCGCTGCGGCTGATCATCCGCAATGTCGGCGGGGCGACCACGGGCGGGGTCGAACGGTCGGTCCTGGGCAATCCGATGAAATACACCATGTGCTTTGCGGAGAACGAGGCGGCCTCGCCATGGGAGCCGCTGCATGTGGAGCGCGGGTTCAACGTGGAAGATTCGGTCGTGACTGTCTTTGCCATGACGGGCGGGCCGGTGCATCTGGTGGACCAGACCTCGCGCAGGCCGGACCAGATCGCGGGGTCGTTGGGGCAGGGGCTTGAAGGGGTGTTCCTGCCGAAGATGCACAACCTGCCGATTGATGCGCTGCTGGTGGTATGCCCCGAGCATATTCAGACGCTGACCGTCGATGGCCCCTATTCCAAAGACCGGCTGCGCGACCGTATCCAAGAGGTCACCGCGCGCCCCTTGTCAGAGATGGTGCAGGATGACCATTCGGGTGCGGGTATTCCCGTGGCGGACGCTGAACGCATGGGGCCAGAGATGCTGGCGCAAATGGCCCCTAAATTCGCGAGTAAGGAATACATCCATATCGTCGTGGCTGGTGGTGATGCGGGCAAATTCTCGTCCGCGTTCCACGGGTGGGCCACGGGGGAGGTGGGGTCGATTTCCGTTTCCAGAAAGATCGATCTAGGATAGCTTTCACAGCAGAGGAGGACGTGAATGACAATAATTCTTGACCCGACGGACGAACGTGTCCCCGTCGCGCGTCAGATCAGCGAACGGTCCGGTTCGGTGCAGGGGGTTGTCGGGCTGCTGAACATCAGCAAGCCGCGCGGCAATATCCTGCTGGATGAACTGGACAGGTTGCTGACCGAAAACGCACCCGGCGTTGAGATCCGGCATTATACCAAGCCGACTTTCGCCAAACCGTGCCCCGACACGCTGCGCCACCAGATCCGCGATGAATGCGACTTTCTGGTCGAAGGGCTGGCGGACTGAGGATCATGTACCACGTGCAGTATGCACGATACAGTCTGGTTTGAAATCCAGGGGATCCCGTCTGTTTCCATCGCTTCAAGCGTGTTTGGCCAAGCCGCTGAAACGCAGCGCAAGGCGTTAGGCATGGAGGGCGCGCGCTATGTGCTGGTGCCGCATCCTATTCAGGATGCCACGGACGACGAAATGCGGGCAAAAGCCCGCGAGGCGTTCGACCAGATCATCGGGGCGTTGCGCGACGCGTAAGCGACGTGAAAAGATATAAGGCGGCGCGGGGAGGCTCGGGCCGCCTTTTTCGTGGGCGGATGTTGGGTGAGGGTTACAGATCGGTCAGCCAGTGCAGCTCTGACAGGTCGTCGTTGATCCAGATCATCGCATCAACACGGTCCGCTTCGGGGGTGTGCGCCAGCAATTGCGCAGGAATCACCGTGGCACGGGCCAGCGCCCGCTCTAACGGTTCGTCCACGGTGTTGTGCATATAGCGCACGGCTTGCAGCAGGGTCAGGTCGGCCCCGGCCAGCGTTCCATCGGCCAGCGTCAACCGTCCGTCGCTGCGCAGGATCTCGCGGTCGTTCAGGGTGAAGCTGGTGATATCAGAGCCGCCAGTCGCCATGGCGTCGGTCACCAGAAACACCTCTGCCGCGCCGCGGTTGGCGGCAAGGGCGGCGCGGATCATGGCCGGATGCACATGCACCCCATCGGCAATCAGCCCCGACGCCACGCGCGGATGATCAAGCGCCGCTCCCACCAGCCCCGGACTGCGCGCGTTGGCCTGGCTCATGGCGTTGAACAGATGCGTTGCCATGCGGGCACCGGCGTCAAAGGCGCGCATGGCGGTGTCATAGTCGCAATCGCTATGGCCCAGCGACACCAGCACGCCCGCTTGCGTCAGCGCCGCGATCTGATCGGGGGTGGCGTTTTCGGGGGCGAGCGTCATCATCAGGTTCGGGATCCGGGCCACGGCATCGGTCAGCATCGCCATATCATCGTCAGACAGGGGGCGGATCAGGCTGCCCTCATGGGCACCTTTGCGGGCAACGCTCAGATGCGGCCCTTCAAGGTGGAGCCCCGCAATACCCGCCATGCCGAGGTGCAACGCCTCTGCCACGGCGGCGATGGCGGCGCGACTATGGGCGGGTGTGTCGGTGATCAACGTGGGAAGAAATGCGCGGGTGCCAAGCCGTCGGTGCGCGGCGGCCATCGTGCGCAGCGTGTCCAGATCGGGCGCGCTATTCAGCATCACGCCGCCCCCGCCGTTCACTTGCAGATCCACAAACCCGGGCGAGAGGATGCCCCCGTTGAGGCTCCGGGTTTTGGCTCCCGTCGGCAGCGCGGTCAGGGGCGTGATGCGCGGGATGCCGTCGGGGTGCACCACAAGCGCGTGACCGGTCAGCAGATCGTGCCCGTCGAAGATGCGCGCGCCGGTATAGGCGGTGAGGGGGGCGGTCATGCCCGCGCGGCGCGCAGGGCCAGTGCGACGGCCCCATCCAGCGCGCGGCCTTTGGTTTCGACCAGATGGGCGGTCTGCGTGGCGGGCAGATAAGCGGCGTAATGGGGGCCGACGCCGCCGGTCAGGCACAGTGGGCCGCCGGGTTGGTGGTCGAGCGCGATCAGGGCGCGGGTCAGGTAATCGGCCCCGCTGGCCATTATCGCCCGTCCGATGCTGTCGCCCGCCGCGGCGGCCTGCACTACATCGGGGGCGAGGGTGGCGAAATCGCCGGGCCGCGCCTTGAGGCTGAACTGCACGATGCCCGCGCCACCGCCGAATTTATCCAGCATTTGCTGAGACAGGGGGCTGGCGGGGGTGATCCCGTCGACGACGAGCAAGGTCTGCTCCAGCACGCCATGCCCCAGCCACGCGCCCGACGCCTGATCCGACACCTGATAACACCAGCCGCCGATACAGGTCTGCACGCCGGCCTTTTGGCGGCCCACGATGGTGCCGGTGCCAAGGGCGATCAGGTGGCAGTCCTGCTCTCCGACGGCACCGACGATGGTGGTGGTGGTGTCTTCGGTCAGGACAGATTTGGCAAAGGGTAGACCCGCCTGCACGCGCGGGCCCATTTCCGGCCCCGTGTATCCCGCAAGCCCCAGATGAGCCACGGCACGGGGCATGTCGGCGACATCCAGACCGGCGCTCTCTATCGCGTTGCGCGTCGCGGTGAGCACGCTGTCGATCGCGGTGGCGCAATCGGTGCTGACATTTGCCCGCCCGCCTTTGCCTTCGGCAAGGATACGGCCATCGGGGGTGGCAACAGCGGCGCGGCAACCAGTGCCGCCTCCGTCAACGCCGATCAGGAAAGGAGGGTCTATTTGTGTCATCCGAATTGTTTAGGGCACCTGTTTTGGCGGGGAAAGACAATTTTCGCCATTCGTTTTACCCATCGTTGCAACGGGTTTGCAAATGGCACGTGCGCGTGATAAGTTAGCGCTAACATATTCACGTCTTTGTAGGAAGGCCCTTAGGCCCGCCCACGTCACGAAGGAAAGCATGATGTTGAACGATACCGTAGCCCGTGTCACCGACCGGATCATCGAACGCAGCGCGCCAAGCCGGGGTGCCTATCTGGCGCGGATGCGCCGCGCCGCCGAGGAAGGGCCAGCGCGGGCGCATCTTTCGTGCAGCGGTCAGGCGCATGCCTATGCCGGTGCGGGGCAGGACCAAGCCGCGCTCGCGACGCAATCGACGGGCAATATCGGGATTATCACGACTTATAATGACATGCTGTCGGCGCACCAGCCGTTTGAACGCTTTCCGACCCTGATCCGCGACACCGCGCGCGCGGCGGGCGGGACGGCACAGGTCGCAGGCGGCGTGCCTGCGATGTGTGACGGCGTGACCCAAGGCACCCCGGGGATGGAGCTGAGCCTGTTTTCGCGTGACATCATCGCCATGGCGGCGGGCGTCGGGCTAAGCCACAACACTTTCGATTCCGCGATTTATCTGGGGGTCTGTGACAAGATCGTGCCGGGTCTGGTGATCGCGGCGCAGGCTTTCGGGCATCTGCCGGCGGTGTTCCTGCCTGCGGGGCCGATGACTTCGGGTATCTCCAACGACGAGAAAGCGATTGTGCGCCAGAAATTCGCCGCAGGCGAGGCCACGCGCGAAGAGCTGATGGCGTCAGAGATGGCGGCCTACCACGGGCCGGGCACCTGCACCTTCTATGGCACCGCCAACACCAACCAGATGTTGATGGAGTTCATGGGCCTGCACCTGCCCGGCGCGTCTTTTGTGAACCCTAATACTCCCTTGCGCGATGCGCTGACCGTTGCGGGTACGCAGCGGGCGCTGGCGATCAGCCATCTGGGCAATGAATACACACCCGTTTGCGATGTGCTGGACGAAAAAGCCTATGTGAACGGCATCGTCGGTCTGCATGCGACGGGCGGGTCGACCAACCTGCTGATCCACCTTGTCGCGATGGCGCGGGCCGGTGGGATCGTGCTGGACTGGCAGGATTTCTCGGACCTTGCCGATGTCACGCCGCTGCTGGCGCGGGTCTATCCGAACGGCTTGGCCGATGTGAACCACTTCCACGCGGCGGGGGGCTTGGGCTTTATGATCGGTCAGCTCATGGCGGGCGGCTTGCTGCATGACGAGGTCAAGACCATCGCGGGCGACGGGCTGTCGCGCTATACTCAAGACCCCAAGCTCAACGATGGCGCCGTCGAATGGGTCGCAGGTCCGACCGAGACGCTGAACGAAAAGATTGTGCGCCCCATTGGCGACCCTTTCCAGCCCACGGGCGGGTTGAAACGTCTGGCGGGGAACCTTGGCAATGCGGTCACCAAAGTCTCTGCCGTGAAGCCGGAGCATCACATCGTCGAAGCCCCGATCCGCGTGTTCCATGACCAGGAAAGCGTGAAAGACGCTTATCGCAATGGCGAGTTCAACGAGGATGTCATCGTCGTCGTGCGTTTTCAGGGGCCCAAGGCCAACGGCATGCCCGAATTGCACAGCCTGACGCCGGTGCTGGCGAACCTGCAGGCGCGCGGGCTGAAGGTGGCGCTGGTCACCGACGGGCGCATGTCCGGTGCCTCGGGCAAGGTATTGAGCGCGATCCACGTGTGTCCCGAAGCGGTGGACGGCGGGCCGATTGCACGTTTGCAAGACGGTGATATCGTGCGCGTCGACGCCCGCGACGGGCAGCTGACGGTCCTGACCCCCGGCGCGATGGAGCGCCCGGTCGCCACGGCTGATCTGTCGGGCAATGAATACGGGCAGGGGCGCGAGCTGTTTGCCACTTTCCGCAACACGGTTGGCGCGGCTGATACCGGCGCCAGCAGCATTTGAACCTGACCAGAGGATGATCCGATGACCCCGCAAGACGCCAGCGCCGCTGCCTATGCCATCTGTAAACGTGCCCCCATCGTGCCGGTCCTGGTGGTGCATGACGCGCTGCACGCCCGCCCGCTGGCCGAAGCTTTGGTCGCAGGCGGATTGCCCGCGCTAGAGGTGACGCTGCGCACCGATGCCGCGCTTGAGGTTATCGCCGAGATGGCAAAGGTCGAAGGCGGCGTTGTCGGGGCGGGCACGTTGCTGACCCCCGATGATGTCAAACGTGCGGTGGATGCGGGCGCGACCTTTGGTGTGTCGCCCGGTGCCACGGATAAACTACTGCAAGCGGCCGAAGATCTGGGCCTGCCGATGTTGCCCGGTGCCGCCACCGCGTCAGAGGCGATGCGTCTTTATGAACGTGGCTATGATATGCTCAAGTTCTTCCCCGCCGAAGCTGCGGGTGGGGCACCCTTCCTGAAATCGCTGTCCTCGCCGCTGCCTCAGGTGCGGTTCTGCCCCACGGGCGGCGTGAGCCCTGCCAATGCGGAAAGCTACCTGTCGCTGCCTAATGTGGTTTGCGCGGGCGGCAGCTGGGTCGCGCCGGACAATCTGATGCGCAAAGGCGATTGGGCGGCGATCACCGAACTGGCCCGCGCCGCCAGTACCCTAGGCAGCCGCGGTTAAAGCGACGCCGCCGCGCGACTGGCCTGATCATACTGACCCGAGATCGCGCGTAGCTGCGCCGCGATCTCGCGCAGGTCGTCGCCCTTGATATCGGTGCGCCCCATGCTGTCGATCAGGCAGGTGTTGCGCACCGCGCGGTAGGTCTCTATTAGCTCGGCCCCGCTGGCGGAGGTGCGATAGAACACCTCTTTGCCGCGTTTTTCAGCCTCTAGTAGGCCGGATTTCAGCAGTTTGCGCAGCGCGTAGTTCACCGTATGCGTATCTTCGATATTCAGCAGAAAGCAGATGTCCGTCAGCCGTTTTTCACGGTCGCGGTGGTTGGTGTTGTGCAGCACCAGAATTTCCAGCGGGGTCAGGTCGGCATTGCCCGCCGCCGCCATGCAGCGCGACATCCAGCGCGAGAAGGCGTTGTAGGCGATGATCATCCCGTATTCGAGCTCGGACGCCTCCCATCCTTCGCCCTCGGCAAGATGACGGGACGAGACGATACGGCGGGACGGGTGCGATTTTGGGTCTGACATCAGTGCCTCAAGGCTGGTTTTCACTGTCGTTATGTTAGCGAATTGTCGGTATCGCGCAATCGGTCTGTGCGCCAAGGACACGCCCGTCCGAGAAAAATGTGCCAAGGATGGCGCGACGCGGCAGGGCGCGGTAGCAAAGGGGCAACGGGTGCCGACCCTGACTGCCATTGCGATAGGAGTGACGATGCTGCGATTTCTTTTACCGGTATTGGCCGCGCTTTTGCTTCTGCCCGTGGATGCGCAGGCGACAGAGCGGGAACGCCTTGGCTATGGCCGTCTGATCTCCAATGACGCCATCGCAGACTTCCGCGACCGCGAGCGCACGGGCTCCTATGTGTCGTCCCGCGTTTGGGGGCCGGAATGGACGGGGCGCTTGCCGGACCGCTTTGGGCAGTTGATCGAGCTGCGTTTGGGGGTAGATCTGCTGGCCCCCGCGAACCTGCGTCGCCCGCAAGCCGGATCGCGCCCGTGGGCCGGTGCCCTGTCCGTCGGGATGCACACCCATTTCGAACGCGATGCTGTGGAATATTCGGTCGGGGCGGCGATCTATGCCACCGGTCCGCAGACCCATCTGGATGATCTGCAACGCGGTATTCACGACATCATCGACGCGACCTCGCCCTCTGATCGGGTGCTGGATAACCAGATCGAAAACGGCTTTCACCCTACGGTTCTGGTCGAGATTGGGCGCAGCTTTCCGATTGGCGCACGGACAAGCCTGCGCCCCTTTGTCGAGGGGCAAGCGGGGATAGAGACATTCGTTCGCGCGGGCTTTGACCTGACCTTTGGCGACATCACACGCGGGGAAATGTTGGTGCGCGACAGCACCACCGGCCAGCGTTACCGCGTGGTGCAGAACCGCGACGCCACGGGTTTTGGCTTTGTCGTCGGGGCCGATATCGCGCGGGTCAGCGACAGCGTGTTCCTGCCGTCGGATCGTGGCTATGACCTGACCCCGCGCCGCGATCGTGTGCGTGCGGGGGTGCATTGGCAAGGCAAGCGGGCCTCGGCCTTCTATGGTCTGACGTGGCTGGGCAAGGAGTACGAGACGCAGCCCGATCACCAGCTTGTCGGCTCGGTACGCATCAAGATCGACTTCTGACGCGCAAGCCCCGTGCATAGGGTGATTCGTTCTTTCCAGCGGGGAACGGTTTTGATAGCCTTGGGGCAATAATAATACGACGAGGCACGAACAGTGGTCAAAACGGGCTTTCGAGGCACGTTTGTCATAAGCTGGTCGCAGACAGAAATAGACGGGCTGGACGCCGCACCGGTGCAATCCCTCAAGGTGGGGGCAGCCTGGGCGTGGCGGGGCGATTCACTTCGCGTTGACGGGCCGAATGACGTGTTGCGGCTGGATCAGGCAGACGAGGCAGGGGATCTGCGCAGACGGGCTGCGCGGATGGTGCATCGTTTGGTCGGTGCTGCCCTAGACGGCACCACGCCGCCGCACCGGTCTTTTGCCAGCGACCGCGACACCCCTTTGATGGACAACAGCTTTACCGTGACCGACGGCGCGCAGACCTATCTGGTGACAGTGATCGAGGTCGGGCAGGGCAGCCAGCCGCTGCTGATGTTCCTTGACGCGCTGCCGCCGCGCAATACCGATCTGTGGGTCGTCGAGCACACGTTGAACACCGCCGCGGCGGATCGGGCGGCGCAATACAGCAGCGGTGTAATCTGCTTTACCCCCGGCACGATG contains:
- a CDS encoding TlpA family protein disulfide reductase, which encodes MSDRKPEFTLKDLQGVAHPFDGTGPALVCFVKEDCETCNIAGPVLQALSQAYGDAVRFLVPGQSGEKNADFAQRHGLTMSVLEDTGCKTSFDWDFEIVPALYWIDESGAVVTHFEGFVRDDWQALSDQMARATGKAAAQIDWDSLPAWRPGCGSKHFDPEVYDALRAEAEGSRLRARKVEVASGDDMAEFMFDQGFSDGLPLVPPTPERVIRMLEGTHRDPQDVIATVPPNMGPATVEKIAINAVMAGCKPEYLPVVIAAVEAVCTDDFNIHGVTATTMGAATVMVVNGPIVDKIGMNGGLGALGAGNRANATIGRALRLIIRNVGGATTGGVERSVLGNPMKYTMCFAENEAASPWEPLHVERGFNVEDSVVTVFAMTGGPVHLVDQTSRRPDQIAGSLGQGLEGVFLPKMHNLPIDALLVVCPEHIQTLTVDGPYSKDRLRDRIQEVTARPLSEMVQDDHSGAGIPVADAERMGPEMLAQMAPKFASKEYIHIVVAGGDAGKFSSAFHGWATGEVGSISVSRKIDLG
- a CDS encoding UGSC family (seleno)protein, producing MTIILDPTDERVPVARQISERSGSVQGVVGLLNISKPRGNILLDELDRLLTENAPGVEIRHYTKPTFAKPCPDTLRHQIRDECDFLVEGLADUGSCTTCSMHDTVWFEIQGIPSVSIASSVFGQAAETQRKALGMEGARYVLVPHPIQDATDDEMRAKAREAFDQIIGALRDA
- the nagA gene encoding N-acetylglucosamine-6-phosphate deacetylase, encoding MTAPLTAYTGARIFDGHDLLTGHALVVHPDGIPRITPLTALPTGAKTRSLNGGILSPGFVDLQVNGGGGVMLNSAPDLDTLRTMAAAHRRLGTRAFLPTLITDTPAHSRAAIAAVAEALHLGMAGIAGLHLEGPHLSVARKGAHEGSLIRPLSDDDMAMLTDAVARIPNLMMTLAPENATPDQIAALTQAGVLVSLGHSDCDYDTAMRAFDAGARMATHLFNAMSQANARSPGLVGAALDHPRVASGLIADGVHVHPAMIRAALAANRGAAEVFLVTDAMATGGSDITSFTLNDREILRSDGRLTLADGTLAGADLTLLQAVRYMHNTVDEPLERALARATVIPAQLLAHTPEADRVDAMIWINDDLSELHWLTDL
- a CDS encoding BadF/BadG/BcrA/BcrD ATPase family protein, whose translation is MTQIDPPFLIGVDGGGTGCRAAVATPDGRILAEGKGGRANVSTDCATAIDSVLTATRNAIESAGLDVADMPRAVAHLGLAGYTGPEMGPRVQAGLPFAKSVLTEDTTTTIVGAVGEQDCHLIALGTGTIVGRQKAGVQTCIGGWCYQVSDQASGAWLGHGVLEQTLLVVDGITPASPLSQQMLDKFGGGAGIVQFSLKARPGDFATLAPDVVQAAAAGDSIGRAIMASGADYLTRALIALDHQPGGPLCLTGGVGPHYAAYLPATQTAHLVETKGRALDGAVALALRAARA
- the edd gene encoding phosphogluconate dehydratase, yielding MMLNDTVARVTDRIIERSAPSRGAYLARMRRAAEEGPARAHLSCSGQAHAYAGAGQDQAALATQSTGNIGIITTYNDMLSAHQPFERFPTLIRDTARAAGGTAQVAGGVPAMCDGVTQGTPGMELSLFSRDIIAMAAGVGLSHNTFDSAIYLGVCDKIVPGLVIAAQAFGHLPAVFLPAGPMTSGISNDEKAIVRQKFAAGEATREELMASEMAAYHGPGTCTFYGTANTNQMLMEFMGLHLPGASFVNPNTPLRDALTVAGTQRALAISHLGNEYTPVCDVLDEKAYVNGIVGLHATGGSTNLLIHLVAMARAGGIVLDWQDFSDLADVTPLLARVYPNGLADVNHFHAAGGLGFMIGQLMAGGLLHDEVKTIAGDGLSRYTQDPKLNDGAVEWVAGPTETLNEKIVRPIGDPFQPTGGLKRLAGNLGNAVTKVSAVKPEHHIVEAPIRVFHDQESVKDAYRNGEFNEDVIVVVRFQGPKANGMPELHSLTPVLANLQARGLKVALVTDGRMSGASGKVLSAIHVCPEAVDGGPIARLQDGDIVRVDARDGQLTVLTPGAMERPVATADLSGNEYGQGRELFATFRNTVGAADTGASSI
- the eda gene encoding bifunctional 4-hydroxy-2-oxoglutarate aldolase/2-dehydro-3-deoxy-phosphogluconate aldolase; protein product: MTPQDASAAAYAICKRAPIVPVLVVHDALHARPLAEALVAGGLPALEVTLRTDAALEVIAEMAKVEGGVVGAGTLLTPDDVKRAVDAGATFGVSPGATDKLLQAAEDLGLPMLPGAATASEAMRLYERGYDMLKFFPAEAAGGAPFLKSLSSPLPQVRFCPTGGVSPANAESYLSLPNVVCAGGSWVAPDNLMRKGDWAAITELARAASTLGSRG
- a CDS encoding winged helix DNA-binding protein, with the protein product MSDPKSHPSRRIVSSRHLAEGEGWEASELEYGMIIAYNAFSRWMSRCMAAAGNADLTPLEILVLHNTNHRDREKRLTDICFLLNIEDTHTVNYALRKLLKSGLLEAEKRGKEVFYRTSASGAELIETYRAVRNTCLIDSMGRTDIKGDDLREIAAQLRAISGQYDQASRAAASL
- a CDS encoding lipid A-modifier LpxR family protein: MLRFLLPVLAALLLLPVDAQATERERLGYGRLISNDAIADFRDRERTGSYVSSRVWGPEWTGRLPDRFGQLIELRLGVDLLAPANLRRPQAGSRPWAGALSVGMHTHFERDAVEYSVGAAIYATGPQTHLDDLQRGIHDIIDATSPSDRVLDNQIENGFHPTVLVEIGRSFPIGARTSLRPFVEGQAGIETFVRAGFDLTFGDITRGEMLVRDSTTGQRYRVVQNRDATGFGFVVGADIARVSDSVFLPSDRGYDLTPRRDRVRAGVHWQGKRASAFYGLTWLGKEYETQPDHQLVGSVRIKIDF